Genomic window (Microbacterium oxydans):
GTCGGAGCCGTTCGCGTCGGCGTAATCGCACAGCTTCTCGAGCGCGCCCGGGAACAGGCGGTCGTCCTGGTCGACGAACTGCACATAGGTGCCGCGAGCGGCGTCGACCCCGTGGTTGCGAGGCATGCCCGGCCACCCGGAGTGCTCGAGCGACAGCACGCGCACGTTCGGCCGGGTGCGAGCGACCTCCGCCAGGCGTGCGCCGGTCGGCTCGCCGGAGCCGTCATCGCAGAGGAGCACCTCGAACGCGGACGGATCGAGGGTCTGCTGATCCAGGGAGGCGATGAGGTCGTCGAACGACGGGCCGGGCCGGAAGACCGGGACGACCACGCTCACGCGGATAGGGCCGGTCCTGCTCGTACTGCTCGCGGGTGCGGGACCCTCTGCAGGCGTGTTCTGCGACGACGTGTTCTCTGGCATTCGGCCCCCCGGCACTGTGCGCTCCGATAGTCCGTCGAGCTAAACACGACTTCCTGTGTGGGGCACCAGGGTTGCGCATCCGCCCGGGCGTGTGCAGGTGGCGGGCGGAGGGAACCCGAGGTGCACAGCGCGGGCGGAAGGAGGAGCGACCGGTCGCGGATCCGCCCGGAGCTCAGGACGCGACGCGACGCGAGTGGAGGTCTGCGGCGTGTGGGCCGACCTCAGCCCACACGGCATCCAGCGAGAGGTCGAGGATGTCGGCGATCGCGGCGATCGTCGAGAAGGCGGGGGTGGCCACGCGGCCCGACTCGATCTTCCGCAGAGTCTCGGGGGAGATGCCGGCGTCGAGTGCGACGCTCAGCATCGACCGTTCGCCGCGGGCCTGGCGAAGCAGTGTTCCGAGTCGCTCGCCGCGCTCGATCTCGGCGGGGGTGAGCGGCATCCGAACCATCATGCGCCCATTCTAATACCGGGATAGTATTACCGGGATAGTTATTGGTCGGAATGGAAGAAGCCCATGATCGAGATCCTGAACACCGACGAGCTCGCCCGAGCGAGGGCGACCGGCGCACTCGTCGGCGACATCCTCCACGCGCTGAAGCAGCGCGCCGAGGTCGGCGTGAACCTGCTCGATCTCGACCGATGGACGCGGGAGATGATCGAGGATGCCGGCGCCGAGTCCTGCTACGTCGACTACGCGCCGTCGTTCGGCCGCGGCCCCTTCGGGCACTACGTCTGCACGGCCGTGAACGATGCCGTGCTGCACGGCATGCCGCACGACTACCGGCTCGCGGACGGCGACCTGCTCACCCTCGACCTCGCGGTTACCTTGCG
Coding sequences:
- a CDS encoding helix-turn-helix transcriptional regulator, with protein sequence MVRMPLTPAEIERGERLGTLLRQARGERSMLSVALDAGISPETLRKIESGRVATPAFSTIAAIADILDLSLDAVWAEVGPHAADLHSRRVAS